A DNA window from Bacteroidales bacterium contains the following coding sequences:
- a CDS encoding nitroreductase family protein → MTDTLLKHRTIRKYLPDPIPNTILQYILEAGTRASTTGNMQLYSIVVTTEEGIKEELSPCHFNQGMIREAPVVLTFCADFNRFNLWCRQRQAEPGYDNFLSFFTAAIDALLVAQNVCVAAEDAGLGICYLGTTTYMAGKIIEILDLPRGVVPVTTVSVGYPGEWPELTDRLPLEAVVHQEKYHEYKREDIDACYREKELMPTYQSFIKEHNKETLAQVFTDVRYKKDDNILFSKSLLEVLRKQGFMNHP, encoded by the coding sequence ATGACCGACACTTTGCTTAAGCACAGGACCATCCGGAAATACTTGCCGGATCCCATCCCCAATACGATCCTTCAATACATTCTGGAAGCCGGAACCCGTGCCTCCACTACCGGGAATATGCAGCTCTATTCCATTGTGGTCACCACAGAGGAAGGGATCAAAGAGGAGCTTTCCCCCTGTCACTTTAACCAGGGCATGATCAGGGAGGCCCCCGTGGTACTCACTTTTTGTGCCGACTTTAACCGCTTTAACCTTTGGTGCAGGCAGCGTCAGGCAGAACCGGGCTACGATAACTTTCTCTCCTTTTTTACGGCAGCCATCGACGCCCTGCTGGTGGCCCAGAATGTGTGTGTGGCCGCAGAAGATGCCGGCCTGGGCATCTGCTACCTGGGTACTACGACCTATATGGCAGGGAAGATTATTGAGATCCTGGATCTGCCCCGCGGAGTGGTGCCGGTTACCACGGTAAGCGTGGGATATCCCGGTGAGTGGCCCGAACTTACCGACCGCCTTCCCCTGGAGGCTGTGGTACACCAGGAAAAATACCACGAGTATAAGAGGGAGGATATTGATGCCTGCTACAGGGAGAAGGAGTTAATGCCCACTTATCAGTCGTTCATCAAAGAACATAACAAAGAGACCCTGGCACAGGTATTTACGGATGTTCGCTATAA